In Leptolyngbya iicbica LK, the genomic stretch ACGCCGTCTCAGTAGTATCCAACAGCGGTCCCGGTTGTCGCCGTTGCAGTACATTCTTCCCTTCAAAGTTGCCGGCCACGCTCATCGTAAAATCTTCGCCCAGGGCGTTGAGTTCGTCCTCTGACAGGGTTTGCTGCAGCTCGGCGTAAGACCACACGTAAAACGCGCCTTCTTCCGGCTCGGCATCGTCGGGGGTGACAAAGCTGTCGGCATCTTGGGCGGCGTAAAAATATCCTGCCGGACTGGTCATTTCTCGCTGCAGCCAGGTTTTGGTAAGGGCGATCGCCCGCTCAAAGGCGGGTTCGTGCAGTCCTAGACTCCACAGTTCCGCCAGATATTCCACAATCTGGCCGTTGTCGTACAGCATTTTTTCAAAATGGGGCACGGTCCATGTCGGGTCCACGGTGTAGCGATGAAACCCCCCACCCACATGGTCAAAAATGCCGCCCAACGTCAAATCTAAGCCTCGTTGCTGGCACACTTCCAACGAGTCAGGCTGGGTCTCGCCCAAAATATTAAAGCGTCCCCCTCGCAGCGCCGCCAGCGCGTAGGGCATCATCGGAAAGCGCGTGCCGTTATCCGTCGGGGCTAAGACCTGGGCACACAAACCGACTCCCCGCTCAAATAGCTCTTGACTTAAATCTTCACTCGCGGGCAGGGTCGCCGACTGCTGCAGATTTTTGAGAATCTCGGCTTTGACCGCGGTCAGCTTTTCGGTCTCGGTATCGAAATATTGTCGAAGGGCGTGCAGCACTTGCAGAAAGCCTGGTCGCCCATATTTTTGTTCGGGCGGAAAATAGGTGCCCCCGTAGAACGGCACCAGGTCGTCTGGTGACAGAAAAATGTTCAGCGGCCAGCCCCCCTGACCCACCATCATTTGCAGCGCTTGCATGTAGATGCTGTCGATGTCGGGGCGTTCTTCGCGATCGACTTTGATGGGTAAAAAGTGCTCGTTGAGGTAAGCGGCGATCGTGGCATTCGAAAAGGCTTCGCCTTCCATCACCGTGCACCAGTGACAGCTGGAATAGCCGATCGATAGAAAGATGGGCTTCCCTTCACGGCGAGCGGTGGCTAACGCTTCCTCGCACCAAGGCCACCAATCTACCGGATTATCGGCATGTTTGCGCAGATATAGACTCTGGGCATGGGCAAGACGGTTAGACATCACAAACTTGGGGACGCATCCCCCACAATCTAGCGTCTAAACACACCCATCGGGCCAGGTGACGGCAGGAAATTGCCCCGCCCGATATTGCACGACCTTGCCGTCAGCATCGGTTTCGAAGACTAGCCGGAAGAGGGCCAGTTCGGGATCTTGGGGTGTCAGGGTCAGAAACTCGCCTTGGGTATAAGGGTTGGGTGTGGCCTCGATTTGGCCCGGATACAGTTCGTCAATGTCTTTTAAAGTCGAGCCGATCTTGGCTCCACTCACGGTGGCTAGGGAACTGCCTGGCCATACATCAATGCGAATCACGCGGTTATCCACCACCATAAATCCCAGCGCTTGGGAGACCGAATCAGGCTGGTAGTAGGCGCAGTCGCCGCCCACATTGCTGCCAATCGGCACGAGCGGCAGACCCAGCGCATCGGTGGCTTCTTCCAAGGTCATGCCAATTTGGATAGGGCCAATGCCAGTCAAGCGAACTTCCGCGTCTTGGAAAACCGATTCTTCGACTAAAATTTCAGGATTGCTGGCGGCGATCGCTCGTTTCATTAAAGGCAAGTACAGCAATGACTTGGCGGCTGAGCCGAGCGGCTGCAAAGCGTTGGACACGGTTGATTGATCCGCCTGATCGACAGGGGTCA encodes the following:
- a CDS encoding thioredoxin domain-containing protein yields the protein MSNRLAHAQSLYLRKHADNPVDWWPWCEEALATARREGKPIFLSIGYSSCHWCTVMEGEAFSNATIAAYLNEHFLPIKVDREERPDIDSIYMQALQMMVGQGGWPLNIFLSPDDLVPFYGGTYFPPEQKYGRPGFLQVLHALRQYFDTETEKLTAVKAEILKNLQQSATLPASEDLSQELFERGVGLCAQVLAPTDNGTRFPMMPYALAALRGGRFNILGETQPDSLEVCQQRGLDLTLGGIFDHVGGGFHRYTVDPTWTVPHFEKMLYDNGQIVEYLAELWSLGLHEPAFERAIALTKTWLQREMTSPAGYFYAAQDADSFVTPDDAEPEEGAFYVWSYAELQQTLSEDELNALGEDFTMSVAGNFEGKNVLQRRQPGPLLDTTETALATLFHSRYGAASNSLNTFPPARDNQAAKTQPWAGRIPAVTDTKMIVAWNSLMISGLARVAAVWGDLPAYDMATQAASFILQQQWVAGRLHRLNYEGQPSVLAQSEDYALLIKALLDLHQAAYHWPDAAPQVDWLQKAIAVQTEFDNWLWSDELAGYYNTASDASDSLLVRERTYQDSAVPAANGIAIANLVKLSLLTGDLTYLDRTEKGLQAFGAVMAQIPRACPSLFTALDWFRHATLVRTSADKIAALVAQYTPTAVFLADADLPTSAVGMVCEGLYCKAPATDWEMLRSQLETSQQRPS